A single genomic interval of Streptomyces showdoensis harbors:
- a CDS encoding substrate-binding domain-containing protein, translating to MRESAAERHDRLLALVRERGTARVSDLAGLLGVSPVTARRDVEALAARGLLDRVHGQVSWPRGQGPAGPQGGGGLVLGLLAPSATYYFAEVIRGAHEAAARAGARLILRISDYRPEEDRARTEGLLAAGAEGVLVAPGWRGPEDRLAYGDWLAELPVPAVLLERRADPGTPLDGLDRVASDHAHGVLLALRHLLALGHATPLLVARGDSPTALAVRAGYAEALGTLGLEAPRAVIDSVPAEHDPEGFERAVRALHEAVGSGRASAALVHNDVDAIQIVQRLAELGVRVPEDLALIAYDDEVAALADTPLTAVAPPKRQVGGHATELLVERVTERAGERAGDGGGEEPARRHLSLLPSLRVRSSCGASALS from the coding sequence GTGCGCGAGAGTGCTGCCGAACGACACGACCGACTGCTGGCCCTGGTGCGCGAGCGCGGCACGGCCCGCGTCTCCGACCTGGCCGGACTGCTCGGGGTCTCCCCCGTCACCGCGCGCCGGGACGTCGAGGCGCTGGCCGCCCGGGGCCTGCTGGACCGGGTGCACGGCCAGGTCTCCTGGCCCCGCGGCCAGGGCCCGGCGGGACCCCAGGGCGGCGGCGGGCTGGTGCTCGGACTCCTCGCCCCCTCGGCCACCTACTACTTCGCCGAGGTCATCCGGGGCGCGCACGAGGCGGCGGCCCGGGCCGGAGCCCGGCTCATCCTGCGGATCTCGGACTACCGGCCCGAGGAGGACCGGGCCCGCACCGAGGGCCTGCTCGCGGCGGGCGCCGAGGGCGTGCTGGTCGCGCCGGGCTGGCGGGGCCCCGAGGACCGGCTCGCGTACGGGGACTGGCTGGCCGAACTGCCGGTGCCGGCGGTGCTCCTGGAGCGCCGGGCGGACCCGGGCACCCCGCTCGACGGCCTGGACCGGGTGGCCTCGGACCACGCCCACGGGGTGCTGCTCGCCCTGCGCCACCTGCTCGCGCTCGGCCACGCGACGCCGCTCCTCGTGGCGCGCGGGGACAGTCCGACGGCGCTCGCGGTGCGCGCGGGGTACGCCGAGGCGCTCGGCACGCTGGGCCTGGAGGCGCCGCGGGCCGTGATCGACTCCGTACCGGCCGAGCACGACCCCGAGGGCTTCGAGCGGGCGGTGCGGGCGCTGCACGAGGCGGTGGGGTCCGGGCGGGCGAGCGCGGCGCTGGTCCACAACGACGTGGACGCGATCCAGATCGTGCAGCGCCTGGCCGAGCTGGGCGTGCGGGTGCCGGAGGACCTGGCGCTGATCGCGTACGACGACGAGGTCGCCGCACTGGCCGACACCCCGCTGACGGCGGTCGCACCGCCCAAGCGGCAGGTGGGCGGGCACGCGACGGAGCTGCTGGTGGAACGGGTCACGGAGCGGGCGGGGGAACGGGCCGGGGACGGGGGCGGCGAGGAGCCGGCGCGGCGCCATCTGAGCCTGCTGCCGAGCCTGCGGGTGCGGTCCTCCTGCGGGGCGTCCGCGCTCTCCTGA
- a CDS encoding ABC transporter substrate-binding protein, translating into MPRRPRSRRITRVIAATVAATALAVLTACGGGDGDTAAKPSGPVTLTFWGWAKGSKDVVDAFNASHEDIQVTFEEIPSGTAGGYAKISNAVKAGNAPDLVSIEYSSLPEFVSSGALQDIGGEFTEQDRAKLLPQAVQLTTLGGKSWAVPFDAAPQAFFYRKDLFAKYQVAVPTTWDEFKAAAEKVKKADAKARIATFFPDDPTTFEAMAWQAGAQWFKAENDTWKIDTTDAATTKVAAYWQGLLDADLVHKNASFSPEWTGSLKNGTTIGYLGASWGAGVLKGTLPEQSGKWAVAPMPNWNGTPASGMLGGTSFAVTKDSGKKAAAVEFAEWMSTTEAGVKARIASGTSSAFPAATALRPVAKQVFDASYYGGQDIYALFEQSGASIAPGWSWGPTTGTTNTTIKDQFGKIAKGGPGITDAIKAGHDATVAELTKRGLKVEG; encoded by the coding sequence GTGCCCCGTAGACCCCGCAGTCGAAGAATCACCCGTGTCATAGCCGCCACCGTCGCCGCCACCGCCCTGGCCGTCCTCACGGCCTGCGGAGGCGGCGACGGCGACACCGCGGCGAAGCCCTCCGGGCCCGTGACCCTCACCTTCTGGGGCTGGGCCAAGGGCTCCAAGGACGTGGTCGACGCGTTCAACGCCTCGCACGAAGACATCCAGGTGACGTTCGAGGAGATCCCCTCCGGCACCGCCGGCGGCTACGCCAAGATCTCCAACGCCGTGAAGGCGGGCAACGCCCCCGACCTGGTCTCCATCGAGTACTCCTCGCTCCCCGAGTTCGTCTCCTCCGGGGCCCTCCAGGACATCGGCGGCGAGTTCACCGAACAGGACCGGGCCAAGCTGCTGCCGCAGGCCGTGCAGCTCACCACCCTCGGCGGCAAGAGCTGGGCGGTGCCCTTCGACGCCGCGCCGCAGGCCTTCTTCTACCGCAAGGACCTGTTCGCCAAGTACCAGGTCGCCGTCCCCACGACCTGGGACGAGTTCAAGGCCGCCGCCGAGAAGGTGAAGAAGGCCGACGCCAAGGCCCGGATCGCCACCTTCTTCCCCGACGACCCGACCACCTTCGAGGCCATGGCCTGGCAGGCCGGCGCCCAGTGGTTCAAGGCCGAGAACGACACCTGGAAGATCGACACCACCGACGCCGCCACCACCAAGGTCGCCGCCTACTGGCAGGGCCTCCTCGACGCCGACCTCGTCCACAAGAACGCCTCGTTCAGCCCCGAGTGGACCGGCTCCCTGAAGAACGGCACCACCATCGGCTACCTCGGCGCCTCCTGGGGCGCCGGCGTCCTCAAGGGCACCCTGCCCGAGCAGAGCGGCAAGTGGGCCGTCGCCCCCATGCCGAACTGGAACGGCACCCCCGCCAGCGGCATGCTCGGCGGCACCTCCTTCGCCGTCACCAAGGACAGCGGGAAGAAGGCCGCCGCCGTCGAGTTCGCCGAGTGGATGTCCACCACCGAGGCCGGCGTGAAGGCCCGGATCGCCTCCGGCACCTCCAGCGCCTTCCCCGCCGCCACCGCGCTCCGCCCGGTCGCCAAGCAGGTCTTCGACGCGAGCTACTACGGCGGCCAGGACATCTACGCCCTCTTCGAGCAGTCCGGCGCCTCCATCGCCCCCGGCTGGTCCTGGGGACCGACCACCGGCACCACCAACACCACCATCAAGGACCAGTTCGGCAAGATCGCCAAGGGCGGCCCGGGCATCACCGACGCCATCAAGGCCGGCCACGACGCCACCGTCGCCGAACTCACCAAGCGCGGACTGAAGGTCGAGGGCTGA
- a CDS encoding carbohydrate ABC transporter permease yields the protein MKARTRAAATLLTPFFLLFTTVMVVPIGYAVWLSLFTEKQSGLGFGGAETVFSGLDNYTAALGDRAFLEGFGVLLGYCLLYIPLLLAGALGLALLLDSALARARRFFQLALFLPHAVPGIIAALIWVYLYTPQLSPVVQAMEAGGIGFDFFSPEGALPSIVNIALWEWLGYNLVIFYAALQAIDRSVLEAATVDGAGSWRVAFSIKLPLIRSSLAMVALFTVIGSLQLFTEPLILNKGTGSAVTSTWTPNMYAYTAAFDRNDYGLAAAASVLLALTAALLSFAVTRLTGRRGGRRGTGRRKEKAA from the coding sequence GTGAAGGCCCGCACCCGTGCCGCCGCGACCCTGCTGACCCCGTTCTTCCTCCTGTTCACCACGGTGATGGTGGTGCCGATCGGCTACGCGGTCTGGCTCAGCCTCTTCACCGAGAAGCAGTCGGGGCTCGGCTTCGGCGGCGCCGAGACCGTCTTCAGCGGACTCGACAACTACACCGCGGCGCTGGGTGACCGGGCCTTCCTCGAGGGCTTCGGCGTCCTGCTCGGATACTGCCTGCTCTACATCCCGCTGCTGCTCGCCGGAGCCCTCGGCCTCGCCCTGCTGCTCGACTCGGCGCTCGCCCGCGCCCGCCGCTTCTTCCAGCTCGCGCTCTTCCTGCCGCACGCCGTGCCCGGCATCATCGCCGCGCTGATCTGGGTCTACCTCTACACCCCGCAGCTCAGCCCGGTCGTCCAGGCCATGGAGGCCGGCGGCATCGGCTTCGACTTCTTCTCCCCCGAAGGCGCCCTCCCCTCCATCGTGAACATCGCGCTGTGGGAGTGGCTCGGCTACAACCTGGTGATCTTCTACGCGGCCCTCCAGGCCATCGACCGCTCCGTCCTGGAAGCCGCCACCGTCGACGGCGCGGGCTCCTGGCGGGTCGCCTTCTCCATCAAACTCCCGCTGATCAGGTCCTCCCTGGCGATGGTCGCGCTCTTCACCGTCATCGGCTCGCTCCAGCTCTTCACCGAACCGCTGATCCTCAACAAGGGCACCGGATCCGCCGTCACCTCCACCTGGACGCCCAACATGTACGCGTACACCGCCGCCTTCGACCGCAACGACTACGGCCTCGCCGCGGCCGCCTCCGTCCTGCTCGCCCTGACCGCCGCCCTGCTCTCCTTCGCCGTCACCCGCCTGACCGGCCGTCGCGGCGGACGCCGCGGCACCGGCCGCCGGAAGGAGAAGGCCGCATGA
- a CDS encoding carbohydrate ABC transporter permease, whose protein sequence is MSKPRTPSVWLSKAAVNGALVLAVVYMLFPLVWLLTAATKDAGGLLAGNAFSFEGFDLGGNLSRLAEYNDGIYFHWYLNSLLYAGVGALACSLVSVAAGYAFDKYDFPGKEKLFGVVLLGVLVPTTALALPMYLLASEAGIVNTYWAVILPVLVNPFGVYLARVFSAGYIPDEALEAARIDGAGELRTFWSIGLRMVMPGFVTVFLFQFTAIWNNFFLPLVMLSDQKLFPLSLGLYSWNSNAHAEPDFYPLVVTGSLLAVVPLVVAFVSLQRHWKAGLTAGSVK, encoded by the coding sequence ATGAGCAAGCCCCGCACCCCCTCCGTCTGGCTGTCGAAGGCCGCCGTCAACGGCGCCCTCGTCCTCGCCGTCGTCTACATGCTCTTCCCGCTCGTCTGGCTGCTCACCGCCGCCACCAAGGACGCCGGCGGGCTCCTCGCCGGGAACGCCTTCTCCTTCGAGGGCTTCGACCTCGGCGGCAACCTGTCCCGGCTCGCCGAGTACAACGACGGCATCTACTTCCACTGGTACCTGAACAGCCTGCTGTACGCGGGCGTCGGCGCCCTCGCCTGCTCGCTGGTCAGCGTCGCCGCGGGGTACGCCTTCGACAAGTACGACTTCCCGGGCAAGGAGAAACTCTTCGGCGTCGTCCTGCTGGGCGTGCTCGTCCCCACCACCGCGCTCGCCCTGCCCATGTACCTGCTCGCCAGCGAGGCGGGCATCGTCAACACCTACTGGGCCGTCATCCTGCCCGTCCTGGTCAACCCCTTCGGGGTCTACCTCGCCCGGGTCTTCAGCGCCGGCTACATCCCCGACGAGGCGCTGGAGGCCGCCCGCATCGACGGGGCGGGCGAGCTGCGCACCTTCTGGTCCATCGGCCTGCGCATGGTCATGCCCGGCTTCGTGACCGTCTTCCTCTTCCAGTTCACCGCGATCTGGAACAACTTCTTCCTCCCCCTCGTGATGCTCTCGGACCAGAAGCTCTTCCCGCTCAGCCTCGGCCTCTACTCCTGGAACAGCAACGCCCACGCCGAGCCCGACTTCTACCCCCTCGTCGTCACCGGATCCCTGCTCGCCGTCGTCCCCCTCGTCGTCGCCTTCGTCTCCCTCCAGCGCCACTGGAAAGCGGGCCTGACCGCCGGCAGCGTCAAGTGA
- a CDS encoding hydroxyacid dehydrogenase yields MHHTTDNRPALLLAMGPGIAERLLTDAHRDRLAALTRTDPRLVAHDLSAPDARVAAALAEAELLLTCWGTTPLTAEVLARAPRLKAVVHAAGSVKHHVTDACWTRGLAVTSAAAANALPVAEYTLAAILFAGKRVLRSAQQYADRRTAQAWLDESTAWGNYRRTVGIIGASRIGRRVIELLRPFDYEILLHDPYVTDPGPGVSLVPLDELCARSSVVSVHAPQLPATHHMLGPAQLAAMPDGATLINTARGSLVDETALLPHLRSGRLHAVLDVTDPELPAPDSPLWTLPNVLLTPHVAGSLGNELHRMADQAIEEVARYGRGEPFAEEVRAADLTRSA; encoded by the coding sequence ATGCACCACACCACTGACAACCGCCCCGCCCTCCTCCTCGCGATGGGCCCCGGCATCGCCGAACGCCTCCTCACCGACGCCCACCGCGACCGCCTCGCCGCCCTCACCCGCACCGACCCGCGGCTCGTCGCCCACGACCTGTCGGCCCCGGACGCGAGGGTCGCCGCGGCCCTCGCCGAGGCCGAACTCCTCCTCACCTGCTGGGGCACCACCCCGCTCACCGCCGAGGTGCTGGCCCGCGCCCCCCGCCTCAAGGCCGTCGTCCACGCGGCCGGCTCGGTCAAGCACCACGTCACCGACGCCTGCTGGACCCGCGGCCTCGCCGTCACCTCGGCCGCCGCCGCCAACGCGCTGCCCGTCGCCGAATACACCCTCGCCGCGATCCTCTTCGCCGGGAAGCGGGTCCTGCGCTCCGCCCAGCAGTACGCGGACCGGCGCACCGCCCAGGCCTGGCTCGACGAGTCCACCGCCTGGGGCAACTACCGCCGCACGGTGGGCATCATCGGCGCCTCCCGCATCGGCCGCCGGGTCATCGAGCTGCTGCGCCCCTTCGACTACGAGATCCTGCTCCACGACCCGTACGTGACGGACCCCGGCCCGGGCGTCTCGCTCGTCCCCCTCGACGAACTCTGCGCCCGCAGCTCGGTCGTCTCCGTCCACGCCCCCCAGCTCCCCGCCACCCACCACATGCTCGGCCCCGCGCAGCTCGCCGCGATGCCCGACGGCGCGACCCTGATCAACACCGCCCGCGGCTCCCTCGTCGACGAGACCGCCCTCCTCCCCCACCTCCGCTCGGGCCGCCTCCACGCCGTCCTCGACGTCACCGACCCCGAACTCCCCGCCCCCGACTCCCCCCTGTGGACCCTCCCCAACGTCCTCCTCACCCCGCACGTCGCCGGCTCCCTCGGCAACGAACTGCACCGGATGGCGGACCAGGCGATCGAGGAGGTGGCGCGGTACGGGCGGGGGGAGCCGTTCGCGGAGGAGGTACGGGCGGCGGACCTGACGCGGTCCGCCTAG
- a CDS encoding ester cyclase, whose product MSFVQIIDCKTSRIDDLNRLMDEWVAQTKGKRTATHSIVGTDRSDASHVVEIVEFPSYDVAMRNSQLPETDRIFREMVALCDEMPTFTDLDVVRDEALYKANSRRFLELVAGGEDLSLLDQVLAEGYHDHDPSNPTDVIGMDAVRREVEMWRGGFDFAFTVEDQIAEGDRVCTRWTWHATHTGDFMGLQPSGIAVEMTGTMIQRFREDGKAVAGWWQYDMLGLMGQLGAVEA is encoded by the coding sequence ATGAGTTTCGTACAGATAATCGACTGCAAGACCAGCCGGATCGACGACCTGAACCGGCTCATGGACGAGTGGGTCGCCCAGACCAAGGGCAAGCGCACCGCCACCCACAGCATCGTCGGTACGGACCGCTCGGACGCCTCCCATGTGGTGGAGATCGTCGAGTTCCCCTCGTACGACGTGGCCATGCGCAACTCGCAGCTGCCCGAGACCGACCGGATCTTCCGGGAGATGGTCGCGCTCTGCGACGAGATGCCGACCTTCACCGATCTGGACGTGGTCCGCGACGAGGCGCTCTACAAGGCGAACTCGCGCCGCTTCCTCGAACTGGTCGCCGGCGGGGAGGACCTGTCGCTCCTCGACCAGGTGCTCGCCGAGGGGTACCACGACCACGATCCGTCCAACCCCACGGACGTCATCGGCATGGACGCGGTGCGGCGCGAGGTGGAGATGTGGCGGGGCGGCTTCGACTTCGCCTTCACCGTCGAGGACCAGATCGCCGAGGGTGACCGGGTGTGCACCCGCTGGACCTGGCACGCCACCCACACCGGCGATTTCATGGGTCTCCAGCCCTCCGGCATCGCGGTGGAGATGACCGGCACGATGATCCAGCGGTTCCGGGAGGACGGGAAGGCCGTCGCGGGGTGGTGGCAGTACGACATGCTCGGGCTGATGGGGCAGCTCGGGGCGGTCGAGGCCTAG
- the groL gene encoding chaperonin GroEL (60 kDa chaperone family; promotes refolding of misfolded polypeptides especially under stressful conditions; forms two stacked rings of heptamers to form a barrel-shaped 14mer; ends can be capped by GroES; misfolded proteins enter the barrel where they are refolded when GroES binds), with product MAKILKFDEDARRALERGVNKLADTVKVTIGPKGRNVVIDKKFGAPTITNDGVTIAREVEIEDPYENLGAQLVKEVATKTNDIAGDGTTTATVLAQALVREGLRNVAAGASPAALKKGIDAAVKAVSEELLATARPIDDKSDIAAVAALSAQDQQVGELIAEAMDKVGKDGVITVEESNTFGLELEFTEGMAFDKGYLSPYMVSDQERMEAVLDDPYILINQGKISSIQDLLPLLEKVIQAGGSKPLLIIAEDVEGEALSTLVVNKIRGTFNAVAVKAPGFGDRRKAMLQDMATLTGATVISEEVGLKLDQAGLDVLGTARRVTVTKDDTTIVDGAGSSEDVLGRVNQIKAEIESTDSDWDREKLQERLAKLAGGVCVIKVGAATEVELKEKKHRLEDAISATRAAVEEGIVSGGGSALVHAVKVLEGNLDKTGDEATGVAVVRRAAVEPLRWIAENAGLEGYVITSKVAELDKGQGFNAATGEYGDLVKAGVIDPVKVTRSALENAASIASLLLTTETLVVEKKEEEPADAGHGHGHGHSH from the coding sequence ATGGCGAAGATCCTGAAGTTCGACGAGGACGCCCGTCGCGCCCTTGAGCGCGGCGTCAACAAGCTGGCCGACACGGTGAAGGTGACGATCGGCCCCAAGGGCCGCAACGTCGTCATCGACAAGAAGTTCGGCGCCCCCACCATCACCAACGACGGTGTCACGATCGCCCGCGAGGTCGAGATCGAGGACCCGTACGAGAACCTCGGCGCCCAGCTCGTGAAGGAGGTGGCGACCAAGACCAACGACATCGCGGGTGACGGCACCACCACCGCCACCGTGCTCGCCCAGGCCCTGGTGCGCGAGGGTCTGCGCAACGTCGCCGCCGGCGCCTCCCCGGCCGCCCTGAAGAAGGGCATCGACGCCGCGGTCAAGGCCGTGTCCGAGGAGCTCCTCGCGACCGCCCGCCCGATCGATGACAAGTCCGACATCGCCGCCGTCGCCGCGCTCTCCGCGCAGGACCAGCAGGTCGGCGAGCTCATCGCCGAGGCGATGGACAAGGTCGGCAAGGACGGTGTCATCACCGTCGAGGAGTCCAACACCTTCGGCCTGGAGCTGGAGTTCACCGAGGGCATGGCCTTCGACAAGGGCTACCTCTCGCCGTACATGGTCTCCGACCAGGAGCGCATGGAGGCCGTCCTCGACGACCCGTACATCCTGATCAACCAGGGCAAGATCTCCTCCATCCAGGACCTCCTGCCGCTGCTCGAGAAGGTCATCCAGGCCGGTGGCTCCAAGCCGCTGCTGATCATCGCCGAGGACGTCGAGGGCGAGGCCCTCTCCACCCTCGTCGTCAACAAGATCCGTGGCACCTTCAACGCCGTCGCCGTCAAGGCGCCCGGCTTCGGTGACCGCCGCAAGGCGATGCTCCAGGACATGGCCACCCTCACCGGTGCCACCGTCATCTCCGAGGAGGTCGGCCTCAAGCTCGACCAGGCCGGTCTCGACGTGCTGGGCACCGCCCGCCGCGTGACCGTCACCAAGGACGACACCACGATCGTGGACGGCGCCGGCTCCTCCGAGGACGTCCTCGGCCGCGTCAACCAGATCAAGGCCGAGATCGAGTCCACGGACTCCGACTGGGACCGCGAGAAGCTCCAGGAGCGCCTCGCGAAGCTGGCCGGCGGCGTGTGCGTGATCAAGGTCGGCGCCGCCACCGAGGTGGAGCTGAAGGAGAAGAAGCACCGTCTGGAGGACGCCATCTCCGCGACCCGCGCCGCGGTCGAGGAGGGCATCGTCTCCGGTGGTGGCTCCGCGCTCGTCCACGCCGTCAAGGTCCTCGAGGGCAACCTCGACAAGACCGGCGACGAGGCCACCGGTGTCGCCGTGGTCCGCCGCGCCGCCGTCGAGCCGCTGCGCTGGATCGCCGAGAACGCCGGCCTCGAGGGCTACGTCATCACCTCGAAGGTGGCGGAGCTCGACAAGGGCCAGGGCTTCAACGCCGCGACCGGCGAGTACGGCGACCTGGTCAAGGCCGGCGTCATCGACCCGGTGAAGGTCACGCGCTCCGCCCTGGAGAACGCCGCCTCCATCGCCTCCCTGCTGCTCACGACCGAGACCCTGGTCGTCGAGAAGAAGGAAGAGGAGCCGGCGGACGCGGGCCACGGCCACGGCCACGGTCACTCGCACTGA
- the groES gene encoding co-chaperone GroES gives MTTTSSKVAIKPLEDRIVVQPLDAEQTTASGLVIPDTAKEKPQEGVVLAVGPGRFENGERLPLDVNTGDIVLYSKYGGTEVKYNGEEYLVLSARDVLAIIEK, from the coding sequence GTGACGACCACCAGCTCCAAGGTTGCCATCAAGCCGCTCGAGGACCGCATCGTGGTCCAGCCGCTCGACGCCGAGCAGACCACTGCCTCTGGCCTGGTCATCCCGGACACCGCGAAGGAGAAGCCCCAGGAGGGCGTCGTCCTCGCCGTCGGCCCGGGCCGCTTCGAGAACGGCGAGCGCCTGCCGCTCGACGTCAACACCGGCGACATCGTGCTGTACAGCAAGTACGGCGGCACCGAGGTGAAGTACAACGGCGAGGAGTACCTCGTCCTCTCGGCTCGCGACGTGCTCGCGATCATCGAGAAGTAA
- a CDS encoding polysaccharide deacetylase family protein: MQLVRQKEQKARFRSVRMIGAALVVAALGSACAGPGGDGGAAPPKPAAGQQGAQNAAGALDAYVARVRAARAARVAAAKKWGLAQPPLEAPAPPAVKPRITTRKGFETQGEGLPPVFTTVPTKQKVVFLTIDDGAEKDPALLRMMSELKLPYSAFLSDYLVKEDYGYFRTMQKSQPGGVALYNHTLRHRYLPGLDYDDQKREICGMQDVIQKQFGKRPELFRPPYGNYNEDTLRAAKSCGVKAVPLWASEAFPDHMEWREWDRDLHPGDIILTHFRGKEDWKGTMPDMIRRVMKTITAKGYAVARLEDYV, from the coding sequence ATGCAGCTAGTCAGACAAAAGGAACAAAAAGCGCGCTTCCGGTCCGTGCGCATGATCGGCGCCGCCCTCGTCGTCGCCGCCCTCGGCTCCGCCTGCGCGGGCCCCGGCGGCGACGGCGGAGCCGCGCCCCCGAAGCCCGCCGCGGGCCAGCAGGGTGCGCAGAACGCGGCCGGCGCCCTCGACGCGTACGTCGCACGGGTCCGCGCCGCGCGCGCCGCCCGGGTGGCCGCCGCCAAGAAGTGGGGCCTGGCCCAGCCGCCGCTCGAAGCGCCGGCGCCGCCCGCCGTGAAGCCGAGGATCACCACCCGCAAGGGCTTCGAGACCCAGGGGGAGGGGCTGCCCCCGGTCTTCACCACCGTGCCGACCAAGCAGAAGGTCGTCTTCCTGACGATCGACGACGGCGCCGAGAAGGACCCCGCGCTGCTGCGGATGATGAGCGAGCTGAAGCTCCCGTACAGCGCGTTCCTCAGCGACTACCTGGTCAAGGAGGACTACGGCTACTTCCGGACGATGCAGAAGTCGCAGCCCGGCGGGGTCGCCCTGTACAACCACACCCTCCGCCACCGCTATCTGCCCGGGCTCGACTACGACGACCAGAAGCGCGAGATCTGCGGGATGCAGGACGTCATCCAGAAGCAGTTCGGCAAGCGGCCCGAGCTCTTCCGCCCGCCGTACGGCAACTACAACGAGGACACCCTGCGCGCGGCGAAGAGCTGCGGGGTCAAGGCCGTCCCGCTGTGGGCCTCCGAGGCCTTCCCCGACCACATGGAGTGGCGCGAGTGGGACCGGGACCTGCACCCCGGCGACATCATCCTCACGCACTTCCGCGGCAAGGAGGACTGGAAGGGCACCATGCCGGACATGATCCGGCGGGTGATGAAGACGATCACGGCGAAGGGGTACGCGGTGGCCAGGCTGGAGGACTACGTATGA
- a CDS encoding class I SAM-dependent methyltransferase, with product MGRVTDLAAFAALFSPEGQALLAALRDYDPAQELAVASRLRREHPAELVSAALGQARLRQRAVAKFGAEDAYRMYFTPNGVEQSTRATVGAYRAARLKALGVRSVADLCSGIGGDALALARAGISVLAVDRDPLTAEAARANAAALGLDGLIEVRCADVTEIDTSPYDAVFVDPARRGGRGRIFDPEAYSPPLSWAVEAARKAPHAALKIAPGIPHEAVPEEAEAEWISDGGDVKEAVLWFGTEPGARRATLLPGGATLTGGGLPDPEVRPVGRYLYEPDGAVIRAHLVAEVARELDGGLIDPTIAYVTADALVPTPYASAYEITDELPFNLKKLKALLREREVGVLTVKKRGSAVEPEEIRRKVKPKGPNSATVLLTRVAGAPTMLIGRPAGR from the coding sequence ATGGGACGGGTGACCGACCTCGCCGCCTTCGCCGCCCTGTTCTCCCCCGAGGGGCAGGCGCTCCTCGCCGCCCTGCGCGACTACGACCCCGCCCAGGAGCTGGCCGTCGCCTCCCGGCTGCGCCGGGAGCACCCCGCCGAGCTGGTCTCGGCGGCGCTCGGCCAGGCCCGGCTGCGGCAGCGCGCGGTGGCGAAGTTCGGCGCCGAGGACGCGTACCGCATGTACTTCACGCCCAACGGCGTCGAGCAGTCCACCCGGGCCACCGTCGGCGCCTACCGCGCGGCCCGCCTCAAGGCGCTCGGCGTGCGCAGCGTCGCCGACCTCTGCTCCGGCATCGGCGGCGACGCGCTCGCGCTCGCCCGGGCCGGGATCTCCGTCCTCGCCGTCGACCGCGACCCGCTCACCGCGGAGGCGGCCCGCGCCAACGCGGCGGCGCTCGGCCTCGACGGGCTGATCGAGGTGCGCTGCGCGGACGTGACGGAGATCGACACCAGCCCGTACGACGCCGTCTTCGTCGACCCGGCCCGGCGTGGCGGCCGGGGCCGGATCTTCGACCCGGAGGCCTACTCGCCGCCGCTGTCCTGGGCGGTCGAGGCGGCCCGCAAGGCCCCGCACGCGGCCCTGAAGATCGCCCCGGGCATCCCGCACGAGGCGGTGCCGGAGGAGGCCGAGGCGGAGTGGATCTCGGACGGCGGGGACGTGAAGGAGGCGGTGCTCTGGTTCGGCACCGAGCCCGGCGCCCGCCGCGCCACCCTGCTGCCCGGCGGCGCGACCCTCACCGGGGGCGGGCTCCCCGACCCGGAGGTCCGCCCCGTCGGCCGCTACCTGTACGAGCCGGACGGCGCCGTCATCCGCGCGCACCTGGTCGCCGAGGTGGCCCGGGAGCTCGACGGCGGCCTGATCGACCCGACCATCGCGTACGTGACCGCCGACGCGCTCGTCCCGACCCCGTACGCCTCCGCATACGAGATCACCGACGAACTCCCCTTCAACCTCAAGAAGTTGAAGGCCCTGCTGCGCGAGCGCGAGGTCGGCGTGCTGACCGTGAAGAAGCGCGGCTCCGCCGTCGAACCCGAGGAGATCCGGCGCAAGGTGAAGCCCAAGGGCCCCAACTCCGCGACGGTGCTCCTCACTCGGGTCGCGGGAGCCCCGACGATGCTGATCGGGCGCCCGGCCGGCCGGTGA